The genomic window GCTTACGGGTGGATGATGTGTTTGCCCAACAGGCACAACAAACAGGCAGGTAAACCGGATGAAAGGCTGAGATGACGTCATCACCCTATTATGCTGCGCCAGGCGGGCTGCCTGCGCAAACGCAACTTCTTACTGATCGGGCTGTTTTCACAGATGCCTATGCCTTTTTGCCGAAAGGCACGATGAGCGATATTACCACCAGCTATTTGCCGTTCTGGGAACAGACCCGCTTGTGGGTTCTGGCCCGGCCGTTAACAGGCTTTTCGGAAACCTTCTCTCATTATCTTATGGATGTGGGGGCAGGCGGCGGATCCACTCAGCCTGATACGGACAAGACCGCGCAATCTGTTTTGTTTATTGTTTCCGGCCAACTGCAGCTGCGCATTGATGGCCAGCTGCATCAGCTGGGTACAGGTGGTTATGCCTATATTCCTGCAGGCATGAGCTGGGCCGTTCACAATGCTGCTGACGAGCCCAGTCAATTTCACTGGATTCGCAAACGCTATCAGGGCGTTGACGGCCTGGACAGCCCCGACCCGTTTGTCACCTCTGATCAGCAAACAGAGGCTGTGCCAATGCCAGGCACAAACGGGGTATGGGCCACCAGCCGGTTTGTTGACCCGTCTGATCTGCGCCATGACATGCATGTGAATATTGTTACCTTCCAGCCTGGCGGGGTGATCCCTTTTGCTGAAACACATGTGATGGAACATGGCCTTTATGTGCTGCAGGGCAAGGCGGTGTATCACTTGAATCAGAACTGGGTAGAGGTTGAAGCAGGTGATTATATGTGGCTGCGGGCCTTTTGCCCTCAGGCCTGTTATGCCGGTGGGCCTGGCCCGTTCCGTTATCTTTTATACAAAGATGTGAACCGGCACGCCCGGCTGGATTTCTGAATAATGAGGCAGCAGATTAAGATACAGCCTTTGACGGCAGTTCGTTTTGCCCCTTTCGGTGATGTTCTTGATTTCTCAGGCGAGCCGGACAAGCTGATCAATCAAGGCTTATGCGGCCGCTATCATGACAGAGCAGCCCTTGCTCATCATGATGGCCGCGCAGGTATCAGCCTGTTTGATGCGGTGGCGCGCCACCTGCCCTACCAGCTGGAAATGATGGAACGTCACCCGATGGGGTCACAGGCATTTCTGCCTATGACAGATGCTGAGTTTCTGGTCATTGTTGCGCCTGATGATAATGGCCGCCCGGGTGAGCCTCTGGCCTTTATGACTGAACCGTATATGGGTGTGAATTACCACGCCAACATCTGGCATGGTGTGCTCACACCCCTATCTGCTCCGGGACGATTTGCTGTCATTGACAGGATTGGTCCGGGGGAAAATCTTGAGGAATATTGGTTTGATAACGCATATGTGATTTCAGCACAAGATACATAACAGTTTGCTGATCGCGCGTCAGACCTGTTTCCTGTTTGGCAAAGAAAGGCAACATTACACCCTGTCATCATTTCCAACTTGTCATCAGTATGTAAATTCTTCTAACGTGGAATGATGATGCAAAAAATGCAGCACAGAACAGTAAAATTAAGTCTGTTTACTTGTGCCGAGGTTTTTTCCAATACTGTTGTGTCGGTATACACGGCACTGGACTCTAGGAGAAACATTATGATGAAACAAATCACAAAATATCTGGCAATGGGTTTGGCGACGGTTTTTGCAGCGACAGCCAGCCACGCTGACACCAAAGTGCAGTTTGCGCTTGACTGGAAGTTTGAAGGGCCTTCAGCACCTTACTTCCTTGCAATTGATAATGGCCATTTTGCTGCAGCAGATATGGATGTTGAAATTACACCAGGAAAAGGCTCTCTTGATGCGATTCCGAAAGTGGCAACTGGCGCGTTTCCTTTCGGCTTTGCTGATATCAATTCACTGATTAAATTTCTTGATCAGAATCCGGGTGCCCCGGTTACAGCTGTAATGATGGTTTATGATAAACCGCCTTTTGCGGTGATCGGCCGCAAATCCAGGGGGATCAGCGGGCCTGGTGACCTTGAAGGCTCTGTTCTCGGTGCACCACCGCCAGATGGCGCATGGGCACAATTTCCGTCTTTTGCGAAGGCCAATAACATCAATATAGACAAGATCACCGTTGAACCTGTCGGGTTCCCTACACGAGAGCCGATGCTGGCTGAGGAGAAGGTTGATTCTGTTACGGGCTTTTCCTTCTCATCTTATCTGAATCTTGTTCGTCTTGGTGTGCCTGAAGACGATATCTCCACTATTCTGATGGCTGATCATGGTCTGAAGCTGTATGGGAATGCTGTGATCGTAAATACTGAATTTGCACAAGCGAACCCGGATATGGTGAAAAAATTCCTGGTCGCTGTCGGGGCAGGCTGGAAAGATGCGATCAGCAATCCAAAAGCAGCAGCAGCGGCGCTGGTCAAGCGTAATCCGGCAGCTGATGCAGCCCTGGAACAGCGGCGGCTTCAGCTGGCCATTGATGCCAATGTTCTTACCGATTATGTGAAGGCGAACGGCATGGGCGGGGTTGATGCCACCCGGTTTGCGGCGGCAATTGAACAGCTCAAAGAAACCTATGACTACAAAACCACTCCGGATGCGGAATTATATTTCACCGATGCCTATCTGCCGGGTGGCGGGATTTCTGTAAACTAAACATAATGGATATGCAGCCTGAGATGTCTCAGGCTGCAGAGCTTTAAAGTAGGTACGCTCATGACGCCGGTAAACAACACAGATCTGATCAGGATTGAGGGCGTTTCACATACATTCACAACAGACACAGGTGCTCTTCCTGTTCTCGATAATCTGACACTCAGCGTCCCTGAAAATGGCTTTACGGCTATTGTTGGCCCGTCTGGCTGCGGTAAATCCACTGTGACCCGGCTGGTTGCAGGGCTCCTGAAGCCTGATGCAGGTCATGTGTGGCTGCAGGGCGAAAAAGTCACCTCTGCGCGTGATATCGTTGGTATGGCGTTCCAGAATCCGGTTCTGCTCGAATGGCGAACTATATTGAAAAATGTCATGTTGCCGCTGGAAATTGTGCCCAACACCCTCAATTCGGCAGACCGCGAGGCGCGTGCCCGTGACCTTCTGAAATTGGTCGGCCTGTCTGGTTTTGAACATAAACGCCCCTCTGAATTGTCAGGCGGAATGCGCCAGCGGGCATCCTTATGCCGGGCCCTGGTCCATCGCCCGGAAGTTCTTATTCTTGACGAACCCTTTGGGGCACTTGATGCCTTCACCCGTGAAGATCTGTGGCAGACCATGCACCGGCTGCGCGAGGAAGAACCCTTTACGGGGGTTCTGATTACACATGATTTGCGGGAAGCGATTTTCCTTGCTGACGAGGTTGTTGTGCTGTCAGGCCGTCCGGCAACAGTTCAATACAGCCAGAAATTAAACCAGCGCGGGTCCCGAAGCCTGGATACGCTCTACACGCCTGAAGCGACTGAAACGCTCAATATTCTGCGCGAGCAAATCAAAATTGCCCGTAAAGATGAGGAGGCCAGAACATGAGACAATTCGCTGCTCCGGTCTTTGCTGTTGTTCTTTTTCTTCTGTTTTGGGAAGCTCTTGTTTGGGTCAATGACTGGCCGAATTACAAGATGGCCTCCCCCAGCGATCTTTGGCCTGCCTTCTGGCGGTTCAAATGGCTGTTCTTGACCTTTGGCTGGGAGACATTATGGCGGACGGTGTTGGGCTTGCTGATTGCCATTGTGGTCGGAGTCTTGTTGGGCATGATCATGGGGTTTTCACGGGTGTTGCGCGAAGGGCTGTATCCGCTTCTTGTTGGTTTTAACGCTATTCCCAAAGCGACTGTGGTGCCGATTGTTGCATTAATGTTTGTTGGTCAGCATGATCTGAATACCGTATTGATCGCCTTTATGATTTCATTTTTTCCGATTGCGGTTTCTGTCTCTATCGGCCTGTCCACGCTAGAGCCTGAATATCGTGATATCCTGCGCGCTCTTGGCGCCTCTAAACTGACCATATTCTGGAAAATTGCCTTGCCGAAAACCCTGCCAGAATTTTTTGGGGCGCTGAAGGTCGCGGTGACCCTTGCTTTTATTGGCACCAATCTGATGGAGATTGTCTCTCCACATGGCCGTGGCCTCGGGGCTCTGTTTGACAGCGGAAAAACCAACTCTGATTACCCGCTTATGTTTGCTGTTCTGATTGCGCTGGCGATACTTGGCATCGCGCTTTATTATGTTGTTGTGTTGCTGGAACGTATCTTTGCTGGCTGGGCAGAACGTCAGGCCGACTGACCCTGCCCCTGAACAGCAGAGGCCGGTGCTGTTCAGTCAGACAGCTCATCCAGCCAGTTCGACAATTGAGCAGTGACAGACAGCGCGACCTGTAGGGGTTTTTTGCCCCTGACCTGGTGAATGCCGATAGGGCAGATCAGCCTGTTAATCTGCTCTGCTGCCAGGCCATTCTCCTGCAGACGCTTCCGGAACCGTGCCGCCTTGGTGGCTGAACCTATCAGCCCGCATCTGGCAAAACGGCCAGTGCTCAGCACCGTCGATATAAGGTCATAATCAAGCTGGTGAGAATAGGTCATGACCAAATGTATGGCGGTATCTGGGGCATGTGCAGCAAGGGTCTGCGGCTGGCGTGCAGGCAGCTTTGTCACCCCTGGTGGGGCTGTTTCGGGGAAACGATCATCATCTGTATCAACCCAGAAAATCTGACAGCCCAGATGACAGGCAAGCTTAACAACTGCCCTGCCGACATGTCCGGCCCCATAGATAAATACATCATGACTCTGTTTGGTTAAGGGCAGGACACAGGCCGTATCCGGCTCTTGTTCTGGCGGATGTGCTATAAAGCGGGGCGGGATTTGTGTGGCGGTCTCATGCAGGCTATAGCCGCTGGCCTGTTCTGCAAGCAGGGTCAGTGCCGGCAAATCTGCAGGGCTGTACCATTCATACATAATCTTTACATGACCGCCACAACATTGCCCCAGCGATGGGCCCAGCGGATAGGAACGGATCTGCCGCTCAAACGCTGTGCCGGGCTGATGTGTTCTGGCCAAATGAATGGCCTGATATTCCAGCTCGCCACCACCGATACTGCCGTGAATCTGCTCCCGATTGACCAGCATCATTGCGCCCCTTTCGCGGGGCGCAGACCCTTTTATATCTGAAACCACAACCAGGCAGACTGTCTGTGTGGTTGATTCAGACAGAATTGTGCGGGCCCACTGTCGGGGAAACGGAAAAATCTTCATAAGCGGTTTTGCGCGTGTGCCGTCATCAACAGACGCTCGGCTGTTGCCGGGGCGTTCAGCTTTGGATAGCTGTTGGTCGGGCTCAGCCCTCTCAGGGCATCACCAAATGCAAGGAAAGCAGATATGCCCAACATAAAGGGCGGCTCACCCACAGCCTTTGATCTGTGGATGGTCTCAGACCGGTTGCCCTCACCCTCATAAAGGCTGATATTCATCACATATGGACGGTCAGAACAGGCTGGAATTTTGTAGGTGGACGGCGCATGGGTCAGCAGCGCCCCATCTGCGGCATAGACCAGCTCTTCTGTTGTCAGCCAGCCAACACCCTGGACAAAGCCTCCTTCAATCTGACCTCTGTCTAAGGCCGGGTTGAGCGAATGGCCCGCATCATGCAGAATATCTGCGCGCATAATTCGGCTTTCGCCTGTCAGCGTATCCACCACGACCTCAGTCAAGGCCACGCCATAAGCAAAATAATAATACGGCTGGCCGGTCAGGCTGGCATCATCCCAGTGAATTTCAGGTGTGGCATAAAAGCCAGTTGCAGAAAGAGATATCCGTCCCTCATAACATAAATGCGTTGCCTCAGAAAAGGACAGTGACTGGCCAGAGGGCAGAGCGACCAGCCCGTCTGCAAAGTCAATATCCTCAGCTTCACATTGATATAATTCGGCCAGATGTGCTGCCATTCGTCCCTTAATGGCATCTGCTGCGCGCAAGGCTGCCATACCATTCAAATCAGTCCCGGATGAGGCAGCGGTGGCTGAGGTATTGGGCACCTTGGCGGTGGTGGTGGCTGTGATACGTACCTTGTTGACCTCAAGCCCAAACACATTTGCAACAATCTGGGTGATTTTGGTATGCAGCCCCTGACCCATTTCTGTGCCACCATGATTGAGCTGCACAGACCCATCGCTATATACATGAACCAGCGCTCCGGCCTGGTTCAGCATGGTTCTGTTAAACGAAATGCCAAATTTCACAGGCGTGAATCCCAAACCGCGCCGCAGAACAGGACTAGCCTTGTTATAGCTGTTGATCTCTGTCCGGCGCTGATGATAATCAGCCTTTGACAGCAGCTGGGTTGTTATCTCGTTCAGAAGGCCATCTTTAACCAGCTGACCATAGGGGGTACGCTGATGCATAGCTGCCTGATAATCAGGGTAATAATTGGCGATGCGGACAGCCACTGGATCACGCCCTAATTTGGCGGCGATCTGATCCATAATCCGTTCAACGCCGATCATCCCTTGCGGGCCGCCAAAACCGCGGAAAGCCGTATTGGAGGGGGTATGGGTCAGACACAGGCTGGCCGTGATCTGGGTATGCGGAATGTGATAGGCATTTTCCGCATGGGTCATCGCCCGTATGGCAATTGCCTTAGACAAATCATAAGACATGCCACAACGAAAATATTGCGCCATAACCAAGGCCTGGATCCGGCCCTGCTCATCAACACCAGCCTTATAGACCAGCTTTACATCATGGCGTTTGCCGGTGACCCGCATATCTTCATCCCGGTCATAGACAAGACGGGCTGGCCGTCCTGTTTTCCGGGCCGCCAGCGCGGCGATACAGGCCGTCAGATTGCTCTGGCTTTCCTTCCCCCCAAAACCGCCACCCATACGCCGGACCTCAACATGAACATCATGATAGGACAGCCCTAACATAGCTGCGACTTTATGCTGAATTTCGCTGGGATGCTGGGTGGACACAAACAGCCTCATGCCGCCTGCCTCATCTGCCCATGCAATGGCTGCCTGGCCTTCCAGGTAAAAATGTTCCTGTCCGCCAACCACCAGCTCATCTTCAATTTGAATTGGTGATGCATCGAAGACAGCAACCGGATCACCTGTTGTCAGGCTGAGCGGTTGTTCAAGCAAACTGTCTTGTTCAATCGCCTCATCAATGGTCAGCACAGCGGGCAAAGGGGTGATGTCCACAACCACCAGCTCAGCAGCATCACGTGCCTGGGCTCTGCTCTCTGCGACAACTGCAAACAGCGTCTGGCCATGATACATCACGTCAGTTTCGGCAAAGATGGGGTCATCTCCCATCACCGGACTACAGTCATTTTTGCCGGGAATATCTGCTGCGCTCAGCACAGCGTGAACACCGGGCGCGCGCAAGGCGTCTTCAGCATCAATCTTGTTTAGCCTGCCATGCGCAACAGGGCTCAGCCCAAGGACAATATGAACACTGTTTGCGGGCAGAGCCATATCATCAACATAAGCGGCCCGTCCTGTTACATGCAAAGCCGCGCTTTCATGGGCAAGGGGTGTATGTATAGCTGTTGTCCTGTTTGTTGTGCTCATCACAGGCTCTTTTCACATAAGCCTGATTCGGCTAATCCGTCTCCGGCCAGCCTGAGGGGTGTGCCTGTTGTGGCTTCCAGCCGGCATTTTTGCAGTAGATTCCGTGCTGCCAACAAACGATAGGCTTGCGAAGCCCGCACATCATCAAGCGGGGTGAAATCTTCTGCCAGCGCGTGATCAATCCAGTTCTCTTCGCCCTGCGCAGGGCTGACGGTCTGGCCGATCAGCGCCTGTTCGAGTGATTTTGCCCGTTGTGGAATCCCGGCCATGCCGCCAAAGGCTATGCGGGCATCTGTAATCACCGCATTTTCTGTTTTCAGAGCAAAGGCGCCCATCACCGCAGAAATATCCTGATCAAACCGGCGCGAAAGCTTATAACAGCTGAACCGCCAGCCAGGCTGTAATTTTGGCATAAACAGCCCTTCCACCCATTCAGATTCGCGCCTGTCCTGCTGGCCATAGGTGATAAAGAAATCGTCCAGCTTCAGCTGCCGTGTCTCTGTGCCGCGCCGCAGCCAGATATCCGCATCAAGCGCGATCAGGGCCGGGGCCAAATCCCCTATCGGCGAGCCATTTGCAATATTGCCGCCTACTGTCCCGCTTGATCTGACCTGAACAGAACCAAACCGGCGCCATAATTCACCCAAATCAGGAAAATCCTTCCCCAGCGCGTCAGCGGCCTGTGCATGCGTAACGGCCGCGCCAATGAACACCCCGTCCTCTTGTTCGGTAATGCTGCCCAGCCCCTCAACATGCTGAACGGATAAAAACGCCGCCAGCTTCCTGTTTTGTTTGGTGATCCACAGCCCGATATCAGTCGCACCAGCGATGATTTGCGCATCTGGCTGGTCCAAATAGGCTTGTGAAAACGCTTCTTTTGTGTGCGGCGCCAGATAAGACACACCCGCAGCCTGATAGGCAAGTTCAGGCAAATCTTCACAAGCCCGCAAAAATGCAGTCTCTGTCTCTAACCGTTCTGTCTCCCAGCTGGCCATCGGTAATCCGGCCAGGGCCTGCCCCGCCCGTATGATGGGCCCATAGCCGGTACAACGGCACAAATTACCGGCCAGCAAATCATCCAGCTCAGCAGCAGTAAAGCCAGATCTGTTCAGCCAGCCGCCATATAAAGACATCACAAATCCAGGCGTACAGAACCCGCATTGTGAGCCATGATGGTCGATCAGGGCCTGCTGGACCGGGTGAAGCTTGCCATCTTCATACGCCACCCCCTCAACTGTGCGGATGACGGTCTTATCTGCCATGGGCAATAAAAAAATACAGCTATTCACCGGCTGCCAGACCAGCTCGCCGTCACGCAGCCGCCCTAACAGGATCGTACAGGCCCCGCAATCGCCTTCTGCACAGCCCTCTTTACTCCCGACCAGGCCCTGATGGCGTCGCAACACCTCTAACCATGAGCTGTCTGGCCGCAGATCAGTAAACGGACAGACTGTACCGTTGATCATCAGGCTGATTGGGCGGGAAAGACCAGCTTCAGTCTTAGCTGGCAAAGCGGCATCATCATTGGTAGCTGACAAGGTTGGCATGCGCCCCCCATTTAACAAGAAAGCCCGGCAAGAGGCAGATCATCTTAAACGGTAGCAAAATGGGGCGCGGGATCAAGTTGTTTCCGGTTCCGCTTACACAGAATTTTAACAGGTAAAAGCACCGTATGTTCAGCAGATGGTCGCCTGCATGTGATCTCGGGGAGAGAGTGAACATCTTAGCTGGTGTAAGGCAGATCTACCTGGGCAAGATGTGCGTAAAGCTTGGCCACTGCCGCATCATCTCCATGACCAAGACCCATATCTGCGGCTGCGCATATCATCCCGCAAGGTCAATTCTCAAAACCTTACCTGCGACCTTGACGGAAGTCCTTGGGCGGGCGGCGGTCGTTATTCATTACACCACACCCGCCCCCCCCGACGGGGGTTACTGACTGGCTTTGGCAATCAGCTTTGGGTCTTATTCGAGGGGGTGGGGGTAAGAAGAGGAAGGGCTGCGGCTCTTGGACCTCGGCTCTGCCATCGATTGGCTGAGTGGCCGGACCGTGGTTTGTTTGGTATTATGTTGCGGATTCTGCCGCTAAAGGCAGCGCAGAGAAAGAAAATATTTGATTTGCCTTCAGAAACGTAGAGACAAACAGGACATGCCACCGTCGATTTTGGCACATTCACTATTCGCTACAGTCAGGACATTAAAGCCATTTTCTCTCAACATGCTTTCGGTCTTGTCAAAACCCTCTGCCATGATGATATGGTCATTATATCTTATCATATTGGCGGCTTCTTCTTCTCCTTCCGGAGTTAAAAGGACAGTATAGTCCTCAAAACAGCCGCTGGCGGCCAAACGCTTCGTAGATAACAGGCAATGGTCATCAATCAGGCTGCAATCAGTTTTAAAGTGTAATACTTCAGGCGGTATGTTGAAAACACGCACCAAAAAGCCGTAACGCTGAAGAATGTTTTTCAGCTGTTCAGCACCTTCAACATTCGTTCTGGATGAGAGCCCTACCAATATTTCTTTTGGTGTGGTCAGAATGTCGCCTGCTTCAATAAAACCTTCAGATATATCTTCAATATTATCGAATTTTTCAGACAGAACACCTCTCATTGGGGCTACCTCGCCTCTGCGGCTTTTGGCTCCAGGCCGCATCATGACGGCTAGACCAGGCAAACATAGGGCTGTGTCTTCAACAAATTGAGCGTCCGGAAACTCTGTTAACGCTTCAAGCTCGGTTACTTCTGCTCCGGCATGTTTTAACGCATTTATATAATCGCGATGCTGTTTTATCATCACATCAATATCCACAGCTCCTCGGTCTTCAGAACGTAAGCCGTTGATAGCAGATAAAGCTGGGGTTAATGTCACGGCCTGGACAAATTTTGTTGCGTGGCTGCGCGCTGTGCTGGCATTTTTTGGGTGTTTCACGGCGGTCATCTTTGATTTCTACTCATCAGATGTTGTTCTACTTCCATGGTGCGGACTAATTCCATGATTTTCCCTAAAGTTTATTGGTTTCTTTGCATAGGGGACAGCCCCATAGACCGGCACAAACGAGCGTATCGGTCAGCTAACATGCATCTGCGCTGTTCTGCTCAAGTGCGGAATGAATATCTCGCGCCAGAGCGCACAGTGCTGTGCTATCCAGCTTGAACGTCATCAATCTATATCCAGCTCTTCCAACAGCGCTGCATAGGCCGCGCCATGCATATCTGTATCTTCTGGCGTGCCTTGAATGTGGGGACGCGGCAGGCTGAATTTAATGACCTGTAAATCCGTGATATCAAACCGCTTTATTTGTGCCTCATCTGTCTGAAATAGGGCCGCTATGGTGGCGGTCGCCAACCGGTCGCGGACATAGATGAAATTATCTTCATCAAAACAGAAAATATCTAGTGTAAGCCAAAACGGCCCAGCATTTTTAGACCTGATTTTGCGTACCTTGTGACGTAGTGCTGTCATCGGCCTAACTTTCAGTAATATCCAGCCGAAAGGCAGAGAGCGGGTCATCTATCGCCATAATATGGTGCAGGCAAAATTCATAGCTGGCGCCCCGGTCCATCTCTGGCGGTGAAAAGGGAAAGGCAAAGGTTGGCATTGGCTCATGCGGGGTCAGCGGCAGATGCAATAAATCAGGGTTCAGCAATTTTGCCGCCTCATTTGCCTGCTGCTGTGTGGGGCTGGTAAATATAGCCATTACGCCAACTTCGCTTGCGCCAACGTCTAGGTTTTCAAGGGCGCCTAGGGCCGCATTACGTCCAATAACACGCAGCTCCAGTTTCGTATCGCTCAGCCCGCTCCGGGCCGCTTTTTTCTGGAACGATGCTGTCAGGGCTGTTATCCAGTCGTGTATATGCTCGCGGTAATGAGCATCCCGCACCAAAACAAAAGATACGGTTTGAAATCCGGCCTGCCTGGCGGCTTCCAATTTCACGGTATAGGGTGTGGTACTATGCCAGACACTGCCCTCTACGCGCACCGATACCTCATCAAGGGCAGTATAATTGGCTTTGCGCACATCCAGCCAGCCTCCTGGTTCATGTAAAATGTAAGGATCCGCATTCTCATACAGCATATGTGCAGATACAGTGTAGGGTGTCGCTGAGGTGTCTTCGCCAAGCGGGGTTATGGTAAAGCCAGCTTCATCAAATCGCATCAGGATTACGCCTGTATTGGGGTTGGTGGTAGCCAGCGCGCCACATTCTGCGATTTTTGCACCATGCCAGGCGGCCCCTTTATGACAGCCTCGCGCAATGGGCAGTGCGGCAATGATAGCAGTGTCCGTCGCCCGCCCGGCAATAATGATATCAGCGCCACTAGCCAAAGCGGCTTGAATTTGCTCAATGCCCGCTAGCGCAACAATATTCGTTGTGTGCTCCAGTATTTGAATATCTAAATCTGGCGCCCCCTCAAGAGGCGTAATCGCCCCTTCGGTATAGGCCTGAATAATCACTTGTTTTTCTTGGCCGGATTTAAGGGTGGCGATTTTCAATTTTTCTCCGCGCTCTTTGGCGATCTCCAAAGTGATGTCCAGCATCCAATCCACTGCGCTGTCTGCACCGCTAGTCCCGGCAGTGCCAATGAGCAGGGGCACTCCCGCCGTACTTCTTGCCGCCATTAAATTGGCCCAATCTGCCTTTGTTGCGGTGCGTGAATATTTTGACCTGCCAGTCCCTAAGTAGTAGGGCCCGCTATCGGTTGATCCGCCATCAATTGCTATCAGGTCAGGCTCATGTTCCAGGCCGCGGGCCAGTGCTTCACGGTCATATGGTATTCCCAGTGCACCAGCGGGTATCAGGATTTTTGTTACTGCACTAGCCACTTCCTGTCTCTCCAAATTGAAAATTATACACTTGCAGTACCGAAGTAAGCCAGATTAACCTATAGCCTATCACTACATTCTTACTTTGGGAGGAAAAAAAATGAAATCATGGACAATTGCGCGCAGAACGTTTCTTGCCGCAGCTTTGGCAACCGGTTTAGCTGGACCGGCTATGGCAGATGGTCATCAAATCGTGGATTCCATTCACTTTTTGATTCCCGGTGGCGCTGGCGGCGGCTGGGACGGTACCGCTCGTGGTACGGGTGAAGCGCTGACAAAATCTGGTCTGGTCGGCACCGCTTCTTATGAAAATATGTCTGGCGGTGGTGGTGGTAAGGCCATCGGCTATCTGATCGAAAACGCAGATAGTAACCACGGCACTTTGATGGTGAATTCCACTCCTATTGTTATTCGTTCCCTGACT from SAR116 cluster alpha proteobacterium HIMB100 includes these protein-coding regions:
- a CDS encoding putative allantoin catabolism protein (PFAM: Cupin domain~TIGRFAM: putative allantoin catabolism protein), translating into MTSSPYYAAPGGLPAQTQLLTDRAVFTDAYAFLPKGTMSDITTSYLPFWEQTRLWVLARPLTGFSETFSHYLMDVGAGGGSTQPDTDKTAQSVLFIVSGQLQLRIDGQLHQLGTGGYAYIPAGMSWAVHNAADEPSQFHWIRKRYQGVDGLDSPDPFVTSDQQTEAVPMPGTNGVWATSRFVDPSDLRHDMHVNIVTFQPGGVIPFAETHVMEHGLYVLQGKAVYHLNQNWVEVEAGDYMWLRAFCPQACYAGGPGPFRYLLYKDVNRHARLDF
- a CDS encoding ureidoglycolate hydrolase (PFAM: Ureidoglycolate hydrolase) produces the protein MRQQIKIQPLTAVRFAPFGDVLDFSGEPDKLINQGLCGRYHDRAALAHHDGRAGISLFDAVARHLPYQLEMMERHPMGSQAFLPMTDAEFLVIVAPDDNGRPGEPLAFMTEPYMGVNYHANIWHGVLTPLSAPGRFAVIDRIGPGENLEEYWFDNAYVISAQDT
- a CDS encoding ABC-type nitrate/sulfonate/bicarbonate transport system, periplasmic component (PFAM: NMT1/THI5 like), which translates into the protein MMKQITKYLAMGLATVFAATASHADTKVQFALDWKFEGPSAPYFLAIDNGHFAAADMDVEITPGKGSLDAIPKVATGAFPFGFADINSLIKFLDQNPGAPVTAVMMVYDKPPFAVIGRKSRGISGPGDLEGSVLGAPPPDGAWAQFPSFAKANNINIDKITVEPVGFPTREPMLAEEKVDSVTGFSFSSYLNLVRLGVPEDDISTILMADHGLKLYGNAVIVNTEFAQANPDMVKKFLVAVGAGWKDAISNPKAAAAALVKRNPAADAALEQRRLQLAIDANVLTDYVKANGMGGVDATRFAAAIEQLKETYDYKTTPDAELYFTDAYLPGGGISVN
- a CDS encoding ABC-type nitrate/sulfonate/bicarbonate transport system, ATPase component (PFAM: ABC transporter), whose protein sequence is MTPVNNTDLIRIEGVSHTFTTDTGALPVLDNLTLSVPENGFTAIVGPSGCGKSTVTRLVAGLLKPDAGHVWLQGEKVTSARDIVGMAFQNPVLLEWRTILKNVMLPLEIVPNTLNSADREARARDLLKLVGLSGFEHKRPSELSGGMRQRASLCRALVHRPEVLILDEPFGALDAFTREDLWQTMHRLREEEPFTGVLITHDLREAIFLADEVVVLSGRPATVQYSQKLNQRGSRSLDTLYTPEATETLNILREQIKIARKDEEART
- a CDS encoding ABC-type nitrate/sulfonate/bicarbonate transport system, permease component (PFAM: Binding-protein-dependent transport system inner membrane component), with the translated sequence MRQFAAPVFAVVLFLLFWEALVWVNDWPNYKMASPSDLWPAFWRFKWLFLTFGWETLWRTVLGLLIAIVVGVLLGMIMGFSRVLREGLYPLLVGFNAIPKATVVPIVALMFVGQHDLNTVLIAFMISFFPIAVSVSIGLSTLEPEYRDILRALGASKLTIFWKIALPKTLPEFFGALKVAVTLAFIGTNLMEIVSPHGRGLGALFDSGKTNSDYPLMFAVLIALAILGIALYYVVVLLERIFAGWAERQAD
- a CDS encoding xanthine dehydrogenase accessory protein XdhC (PFAM: XdhC and CoxI family~TIGRFAM: xanthine dehydrogenase accessory protein XdhC): MKIFPFPRQWARTILSESTTQTVCLVVVSDIKGSAPRERGAMMLVNREQIHGSIGGGELEYQAIHLARTHQPGTAFERQIRSYPLGPSLGQCCGGHVKIMYEWYSPADLPALTLLAEQASGYSLHETATQIPPRFIAHPPEQEPDTACVLPLTKQSHDVFIYGAGHVGRAVVKLACHLGCQIFWVDTDDDRFPETAPPGVTKLPARQPQTLAAHAPDTAIHLVMTYSHQLDYDLISTVLSTGRFARCGLIGSATKAARFRKRLQENGLAAEQINRLICPIGIHQVRGKKPLQVALSVTAQLSNWLDELSD